One region of Coleofasciculus sp. FACHB-T130 genomic DNA includes:
- a CDS encoding histidine triad nucleotide-binding protein, whose protein sequence is MSETTETIFSKIIRREIPADIVYEDDLALAFKDIQPQAPVHILVIPKQPIRQLADADSQDRDLLGHLLLIVKNVAEKAGLDNGYRVVINTGSDGGQTVPHLHLHILGGRQMKWPPG, encoded by the coding sequence ATGAGTGAAACGACAGAAACCATCTTCAGCAAGATAATCCGCCGCGAAATCCCCGCAGACATTGTGTATGAGGATGACCTGGCACTTGCCTTTAAAGACATTCAACCCCAAGCCCCCGTTCACATTCTCGTGATTCCCAAGCAGCCGATTCGCCAGCTTGCTGATGCCGATTCTCAGGATCGCGACCTCCTGGGTCACTTGTTACTGATTGTTAAGAATGTTGCAGAAAAAGCCGGACTCGACAACGGCTACCGCGTTGTCATTAACACCGGCTCGGATGGGGGGCAAACCGTACCCCATCTACATTTGCACATTCTGGGCGGACGCCAGATGAAATGGCCTCCAGGCTGA